From the Microthrixaceae bacterium genome, one window contains:
- a CDS encoding glutaminyl-peptide cyclotransferase: MRTAQVSSPRTARVLLVVACCTLVACGRGDNGSDESPHTEIEAAAAKRYRVEVVETHPHDPEAFTQGLTFDDSSVLWEGTGLVGRSQLRRIVPETGEVEVVQNLPESVFGEGLAIGPEGFVQLTWQQRRAYRWSYDARDDLGTFTYDGEGWGLTYDGTQFIQSDGSATLTFRDPSDFTVVKTLPVTIDGEPLDQLNELEWVDEMVWANVWHSDTIVGIDPASGEVAATVDASGLWADSARTQEMTLNGIAHRPGDPPTRLWLTGKLWPTLFVVDLVEVQP, translated from the coding sequence GTGAGGACAGCACAGGTGTCGTCGCCGAGGACGGCCCGGGTGCTGTTGGTGGTCGCGTGCTGCACGCTGGTCGCGTGTGGCCGCGGCGACAACGGTTCGGACGAATCGCCGCACACCGAGATCGAGGCAGCGGCGGCCAAGCGCTATCGGGTGGAGGTCGTCGAAACACACCCACACGACCCGGAGGCCTTCACACAGGGACTGACCTTCGACGACTCGTCGGTGCTGTGGGAGGGGACCGGTCTGGTCGGGCGGTCGCAGTTGCGTCGGATCGTTCCGGAAACAGGCGAGGTCGAGGTGGTGCAGAACCTGCCGGAGTCGGTCTTCGGCGAAGGGTTGGCGATCGGCCCCGAGGGATTCGTGCAGCTCACCTGGCAACAGCGCCGGGCATATCGATGGAGCTACGACGCCCGCGACGACCTCGGTACGTTCACCTACGACGGCGAAGGGTGGGGGTTGACCTACGACGGAACGCAGTTCATCCAGAGCGATGGATCAGCGACACTGACATTTCGCGACCCGAGCGATTTCACGGTCGTCAAGACGCTGCCCGTCACCATCGACGGCGAGCCGCTCGATCAGTTGAACGAACTCGAGTGGGTCGACGAGATGGTGTGGGCCAACGTGTGGCATTCCGACACGATCGTGGGGATCGACCCGGCGAGCGGGGAGGTCGCAGCGACCGTCGACGCATCCGGCCTGTGGGCCGATTCGGCTCGGACGCAGGAGATGACCCTGAACGGCATCGCCCATCGACCGGGAGATCCGCCGACGCGCCTGTGGCTGACGGGCAAGCTGTGGCCGACATTGTTCGTCGTCGATCTTGTGGAGGTGCAGCCATGA